The Candidatus Delongbacteria bacterium genome contains a region encoding:
- a CDS encoding lysophospholipid acyltransferase family protein — translation MRLIAVPYGRFQVEARAPLPQGAWIGIFNHASVADVPALAWSMDVPVGFWAKAELGQRPLLGRWLRACGAVFVRRGQHDEEAFREALGRVRAGQPFVLAPEGTRRHGESQARVHTGFVRLALEAGCPVVPFAIAGARRVLPPDARLPRWGRPLVRVVRGAPIWLPERPLGEEHRDELALLAGELMAAIYRTRDELEDRER, via the coding sequence GTGCGCCTGATCGCCGTGCCCTACGGCCGCTTTCAGGTGGAGGCCCGGGCGCCCCTGCCCCAAGGCGCCTGGATCGGCATCTTCAACCACGCCTCGGTGGCGGACGTGCCCGCGCTGGCCTGGTCCATGGACGTGCCCGTGGGCTTCTGGGCCAAGGCGGAACTGGGGCAGCGGCCCCTGCTGGGCCGCTGGCTGCGCGCCTGCGGGGCGGTCTTCGTCCGGCGCGGCCAGCACGACGAGGAGGCCTTCCGCGAGGCCCTGGGCCGCGTGCGCGCCGGCCAGCCCTTCGTGCTGGCCCCCGAAGGCACCCGCCGCCACGGCGAGAGCCAGGCGCGCGTGCACACGGGCTTCGTGCGCCTGGCCCTGGAGGCGGGCTGTCCCGTGGTGCCCTTCGCCATTGCCGGGGCCCGGCGCGTGCTGCCTCCCGACGCCCGCCTCCCGCGCTGGGGCCGGCCGCTCGTACGAGTCGTGCGCGGCGCGCCCATCTGGCTGCCGGAGCGGCCTCTGGGCGAGGAGCACCGCGACGAGCTGGCGCTCCTGGCCGGCGAGTTGATGGCCGCGATCTACCGCACGCGGGACGAACTGGAGGATCGGGAGCGATGA
- the hutU gene encoding urocanate hydratase — protein sequence MSNPIVRRAPRGTDLTCKGWLQEAAYRMLLNNLDPEVAEDPEQLIVYGGTGKAARNPECLEAILAALRGLEADETLLVQSGKPVGIARTHADAPRVMIANSNLVPRWATWEHFHELEAAGLMMYGQMTAGSWIYIGTQGILQGTYETFVAAARQDLGKDDLSGTLTVSGGLGGMSGAQPLAAVMAGGVYLGAEVDPARLARRAASMRPRYLDEVIEDLDAAIDRALAARAAGQALSIGWRGNIVTLLQRLLERGVTPDLLTDQTSAHDELNGYVPDGLPFAEALRLRAADPAAYCAASFRTMAEHVRAMRALQQRGAITFDYGNNLRAKALDGGFLRSEEIRAADGHWLYPGFVPAYVRPLFCQGKGPFRWAALSGDPADIAETDRIILELFPDNAPLANWIRKAGEMIPFQGLPARICWLGYGERHLAGLAFNRAVAEGRLKAPIVIGRDHLDCGSVASPNRETEAMRDGSDAVADWPLLNLMLATASGASWVSFHHGGGVGMGYSLHAGQVVVADGTPAAAARLERVLTNDPLMGVLRHSDAGYPAALDCARRTGVRIPLADR from the coding sequence ATGTCGAACCCCATCGTCCGCCGCGCGCCGCGCGGCACCGACCTCACCTGCAAGGGCTGGCTGCAGGAAGCCGCCTACCGCATGCTGCTGAACAACCTGGACCCCGAGGTGGCGGAGGACCCCGAGCAGCTCATCGTCTACGGCGGCACGGGCAAGGCCGCGCGCAATCCCGAGTGTCTGGAGGCGATCCTGGCCGCCCTGCGCGGGCTGGAGGCCGACGAGACCCTGCTGGTGCAGAGCGGCAAACCCGTCGGCATCGCGCGCACCCACGCCGACGCCCCGCGCGTGATGATCGCCAACTCCAACCTGGTGCCGCGCTGGGCCACCTGGGAGCACTTCCACGAGCTGGAGGCGGCCGGCCTGATGATGTACGGCCAGATGACCGCCGGGTCGTGGATCTACATCGGCACCCAGGGCATCCTGCAGGGCACCTACGAAACCTTCGTGGCCGCCGCCCGCCAGGACCTGGGCAAGGACGACCTGAGCGGCACGCTCACGGTCTCGGGCGGGCTGGGCGGCATGAGCGGAGCCCAGCCCCTGGCCGCCGTGATGGCCGGCGGCGTCTATCTGGGCGCCGAGGTGGATCCCGCCCGGCTGGCCCGGCGCGCCGCCAGCATGCGGCCGCGCTACCTGGACGAGGTGATCGAGGACCTGGACGCGGCCATCGACCGCGCGCTGGCGGCCCGGGCTGCGGGCCAGGCGCTGAGCATCGGCTGGCGCGGCAACATCGTCACCCTGCTGCAGCGGTTGCTGGAGCGCGGCGTGACCCCGGACCTGCTCACCGACCAGACCAGCGCGCACGACGAGCTCAACGGCTACGTACCCGACGGCCTGCCCTTCGCGGAGGCCCTGCGCCTGCGCGCGGCGGATCCCGCCGCCTACTGCGCGGCCAGTTTCCGCACCATGGCCGAGCACGTGCGGGCCATGCGCGCCCTGCAGCAGCGCGGCGCCATCACCTTCGACTACGGCAACAACCTGCGCGCCAAGGCCCTGGACGGCGGCTTCCTGCGCTCGGAGGAGATCCGCGCCGCCGACGGCCACTGGCTCTATCCGGGCTTCGTGCCGGCCTACGTGCGCCCGCTCTTCTGCCAGGGCAAGGGCCCCTTCCGCTGGGCGGCCCTCTCCGGAGACCCGGCGGACATCGCCGAGACCGACCGGATCATCTTGGAGCTCTTCCCGGACAACGCGCCCCTGGCCAACTGGATCCGCAAGGCCGGGGAGATGATTCCCTTCCAAGGCCTGCCCGCGCGCATCTGTTGGCTGGGCTACGGCGAACGCCACCTGGCGGGCCTGGCCTTCAACCGCGCCGTGGCCGAGGGCCGCCTCAAGGCGCCTATCGTCATCGGCCGGGATCACCTGGATTGCGGCAGCGTGGCCAGCCCCAACCGCGAGACCGAGGCCATGCGCGACGGCAGCGACGCCGTGGCCGACTGGCCCCTGCTCAACCTGATGCTCGCCACGGCCTCCGGCGCCAGCTGGGTGAGTTTCCACCACGGCGGCGGCGTGGGGATGGGCTACAGCCTGCACGCCGGCCAGGTGGTGGTGGCGGACGGCACGCCCGCCGCCGCGGCCCGCCTGGAGCGCGTGTTGACCAACGATCCGTTGATGGGCGTGCTGCGCCACTCGGACGCCGGCTATCCCGCGGCCCTGGACTGCGCCCGCCGGACGGGCGTGCGGATCCCCCTGGCGGACCGCTGA
- a CDS encoding S8 family peptidase, translating to MRLTMLLMAGLTAAPGLWASPGHSYVPGRLSVRFLEHPDVTDRAGGISLGAEFDALLAGQPALGVRPLYPHLRMATTPDLSLNYVLSFDAGQDMEALAAAFEASGLVEYAEPDYLMPVYRTPNDPSINQQYTLSRVDAYEAWDLIPTTPSNPDMIIAIIDSGVDWNHPDLINRIWVNPAEDLDSDGVMSTNSTPGEPGDINASDDGGNGYVDDFYGYDFVDGVDGANGEDSDDEDNNPMDFDGHGTHCSGIAAAQTNNGVGGASIAWDARIMCLRAGYHAQDGNGYVLQTAASEAIYYAMANGAKLISMSFGGSGSIRTAATAAYNAGLLCFHAAGNDNVTTQDALDRSAGMISVAATESNDCKADYSNYGDWIDVSAPGSNIYSTFFNNTYASLYGTSMACPNAASCAALIWWMNPELTNVEVRERLLGTVDDIYGLGCNSDYDGLLGTGRINARKGLLNLRETTLGLSGVHVVDLDGDGHYLAGDTLRVGYTVSNSGINPSQELSVALSCPDAAVEVITPTLGLPALAPDGTLDGDLHPVLLRILDGSPHYIDLTLTLAAANAPEQSAEASAMLGLPTILLYDDSAGESNLVTYYKAAFRQLGWILDWYRSSTASFPELTGMELDPARYEWILYASGQNPVTADSSEQALLTDYVAAGHDLIFVSQFADEELNGTPFFSQFLEAADGTATSNTRGAKGVAETLTAGMSLILQGSGGANNQSVPITEVTPAGDGQTIFLDNANVFSVGVHNGYDANRVVYLAFALESAGGAGSSVNTGEVLQVLVDQYLHGTDVAGGAALRPLRSHLTPAWPNPFNPVTRVGFELLQPADVRLSACNVLGQEVAVLQDGRLAAGTHSRLFQGAGLPSGLYLLSLQLDGRPADQQKIMLVK from the coding sequence TTGCGACTCACCATGCTGTTGATGGCCGGCCTGACGGCCGCTCCGGGCCTGTGGGCCTCACCGGGTCATTCCTACGTCCCGGGCCGCTTGTCCGTCCGCTTCCTCGAGCACCCGGACGTCACGGACCGCGCCGGCGGCATCAGCCTGGGCGCGGAGTTCGACGCCCTGTTGGCCGGGCAGCCGGCCCTGGGCGTGCGGCCCCTCTATCCTCACCTGCGGATGGCCACCACGCCGGATCTCTCGCTCAACTACGTGCTGAGCTTCGACGCGGGTCAGGACATGGAGGCGCTGGCCGCGGCCTTCGAGGCCAGCGGGCTGGTGGAATACGCCGAGCCCGACTACCTCATGCCCGTGTATCGCACGCCCAACGACCCGAGCATCAACCAGCAGTACACGCTCAGCCGCGTGGACGCCTACGAGGCCTGGGACCTGATTCCCACCACGCCCAGCAACCCGGACATGATCATCGCGATCATCGACTCCGGCGTGGACTGGAACCATCCGGACCTGATCAACCGCATCTGGGTCAACCCGGCCGAGGACCTGGACAGCGACGGCGTCATGTCCACCAACTCCACCCCCGGCGAACCGGGCGACATCAACGCCAGCGACGACGGCGGCAACGGCTACGTGGACGACTTCTACGGCTATGACTTCGTGGACGGCGTGGACGGCGCCAACGGCGAGGACAGCGACGACGAAGACAACAACCCGATGGACTTCGACGGGCACGGCACCCACTGTTCGGGCATCGCCGCGGCCCAAACCAACAACGGGGTGGGCGGAGCCTCCATCGCCTGGGACGCGCGCATCATGTGCCTGCGGGCCGGCTACCACGCGCAGGACGGCAACGGCTACGTGCTGCAGACGGCGGCCTCCGAGGCCATCTACTACGCCATGGCCAACGGCGCCAAGCTCATCAGCATGAGCTTCGGCGGCTCGGGCAGCATCCGCACCGCGGCCACGGCGGCCTACAACGCCGGCCTGCTCTGCTTCCACGCCGCGGGCAACGACAACGTCACCACCCAGGACGCCCTTGACCGCTCCGCGGGCATGATCAGCGTGGCCGCCACGGAGTCCAACGACTGCAAGGCGGACTACTCCAACTACGGCGACTGGATCGACGTGAGCGCCCCGGGCTCCAACATCTACTCCACCTTCTTCAACAACACCTACGCCAGTCTCTACGGCACCTCGATGGCCTGCCCCAACGCGGCCAGCTGCGCGGCGCTGATCTGGTGGATGAACCCCGAACTGACCAACGTGGAAGTGCGCGAGCGCCTGCTGGGCACCGTGGACGACATCTACGGACTGGGCTGCAACTCGGACTACGATGGCCTGCTGGGCACCGGCCGGATCAACGCCCGCAAGGGCCTGCTCAACCTGCGCGAGACCACGCTGGGCCTGAGCGGCGTGCACGTGGTGGACCTGGACGGCGACGGCCACTACCTGGCCGGCGACACGCTGCGGGTGGGCTACACGGTCTCCAACTCGGGCATCAATCCCAGCCAGGAGCTGAGCGTCGCCCTGAGCTGCCCCGACGCCGCCGTGGAGGTCATCACGCCCACGCTGGGCCTGCCCGCGCTGGCGCCGGACGGCACCCTGGACGGCGACCTGCACCCCGTGCTGCTGCGCATCCTGGACGGCAGCCCGCACTACATCGACCTGACCCTCACCCTCGCGGCGGCCAACGCGCCGGAGCAGTCCGCCGAGGCCTCGGCCATGCTGGGCCTGCCCACCATCCTGCTCTACGACGACAGCGCGGGGGAGAGCAACCTGGTCACCTACTACAAGGCCGCCTTCCGGCAGCTGGGCTGGATCCTCGACTGGTACCGCTCCAGCACGGCCAGTTTCCCGGAATTGACGGGCATGGAACTGGATCCCGCCCGCTACGAGTGGATCCTCTACGCCTCGGGCCAGAACCCCGTCACGGCGGATTCCAGCGAGCAGGCCCTGCTCACGGACTACGTGGCCGCCGGACACGACCTGATCTTCGTCAGCCAGTTCGCCGACGAGGAGTTGAACGGCACGCCCTTCTTCAGCCAGTTCCTGGAGGCCGCGGACGGCACGGCCACCAGCAACACGCGCGGCGCCAAGGGTGTGGCCGAGACCCTCACGGCCGGCATGAGCCTGATCCTGCAGGGTTCGGGTGGCGCCAACAACCAGTCGGTCCCCATCACCGAGGTCACCCCCGCCGGCGACGGCCAGACCATCTTCCTGGACAACGCCAACGTGTTCTCCGTGGGCGTCCACAACGGCTACGACGCCAACCGCGTGGTCTACCTGGCCTTCGCGCTGGAGTCCGCCGGCGGCGCCGGCTCCTCGGTGAACACGGGCGAGGTGCTCCAGGTGCTGGTGGACCAGTACCTGCACGGCACGGACGTGGCGGGCGGCGCGGCCCTCCGGCCCTTGCGCTCGCACTTGACCCCGGCCTGGCCCAATCCCTTCAACCCGGTCACGCGCGTGGGCTTCGAGCTGCTGCAGCCGGCCGACGTGCGCCTGAGCGCCTGCAACGTGCTGGGCCAGGAAGTGGCCGTGCTGCAGGACGGCCGCCTGGCCGCGGGCACGCACAGCCGTCTCTTCCAGGGCGCCGGGCTGCCCAGCGGCCTCTACCTGCTGAGCCTGCAACTGGACGGCCGCCCGGCCGACCAGCAGAAGATCATGCTGGTGAAGTAG